Within Bdellovibrio bacteriovorus HD100, the genomic segment AGTCCATGTCCAAACCGGTAAAAGGTTCCAACGAAGTGGCTCAAGTTGGCGCTATCTCTGCAAACAATGACAAAGAAATCGGTCAGATGTTGGCAGACGCTATGGATAAAGTAGGCCGTGAAGGCGTTATCACTATCGAAGAATCCAAAACTGCAAAAACGGAAGTGACTGTAGTTGAAGGTATGCAATTCGACCGTGGTTACCTTTCTCCATACTTCGTAACCAACGCAGAAAGAATGGAAGCAGTTCTTGAGAACGCTTACGTTCTTGTTTACGACAAAAAAATCTCTTCCATGAAAGACATGATCGGTATCCTTGAAGGCGTTGCAAAACAAGGCCGTCAATTGTTGATCATCGCTGAAGACGTTGAAGGCGAAGCATTGGCAACTTTGGTTGTTAATAAGCTGCGCGGCACTCTGCACATTGCTGCAGTTAAAGCTCCGGGCTTCGGTGACCGTCGTAAAGCTATGCTTGAAGACATCGCGATCCTGACTGGCGCGAAAGTGATCTCTGAAGACGTTGGTTTGAAACTTGAGGCGGCGACTGTTGCTGACCTTGGTGTTGCAAAACGCATCGTTGTAGACAAAGACAACACAACAATCATCGATGGCGCTGGTAAAAAGAACGACATCAATGGCCGTGTTGGTCAGATCAAAGCTCAGATCGAAGAAACTTCTTCTGACTATGACAAAGAAAAACTGAAAGAGCGTCTGGCTAAATTGGCTGGCGGTGTTGCAGTTATCCACGTTGGTGCTCCTTCTGAAGTTGAGATGAAAGAGAAAAAACACCGCGTAGAAGACGCTTTGAACGCGACTCGCGCTGCGGTTGAAGAAGGTATCGTTGCTGGTGGTGGTACTGCTTTGCTTCGTGCTTCCACTAAAATCGACAAATCCAAATTCTCTGAAGAAGAGCAATTCGGTGCGACGATCATCAAACGTGCTTGCGAAGAGCCAATCCGTCAAATCGCGGCTAACGCTGGTTTGGATGGCGCGATCGTTTTGGATCGTATCCTTCAGAACAAGTCCACGACTTGGGGCTTCAACGCTTACTCTGACGAATACACTGATCTGATCAAAGACGGTGTTATCGATCCAGTTAAAGTTGTTCGTTGCGCTTTGACTAACGCAGCTTCCGTTTCTTCTTTGATGCTGACTACAGAGACTATGATCGCTGAAGCACCTAAGAAAGAATCTGCAGCTCCTGCAATGCCTGGCCACGACGGTATGGGCGGCATGGGTGGCATGATGTAGTCTTCCGACTACTGACTGTGCTTAACGCAAAAAGCCTGGGTTTATAGCCCAGGCTTTTTTTTTAGAACAGGTACTGAACCCCGCCAAACAACGTTGTCATCTTGTGACTGGTGCTGGTGGCACGGGTCGCGCCCGAGAAGTCCGTGCTGTAGTTTTCAATCATCAGCTCACCGCGGATCTTAAATCGCGTTTTCATTTTATAATCCATAAAGAAGCTGAACGAATTGATCTTGCTGTCAGATCCTGAACCGCTGTCCTGGGATTCGCTCATGCCGGGATTCATATAGAAATCAAAGCGTCCGCCGATATCCACAGGGATTTCCTCAGACAGCGGGAACTGACCGGCCAGGCTGATCAGGAAGCCGCTATAGTCCATGCTGGTGAACGTGGTGGGCGTGCTGCCATCCACGGTGAACTTGGTTGTCATATAGCCGGCACCGATTTGCAGCTTCGGACCGAAGAAGTCATTAGTCAGCAGGAAGTTATAGCCCGCATTCACGCCGTATTGGCCCACAGACATGTTCAAAGACGAAGGGGAGCTTCCGGTTTGGTTATTATCAATTGAGAACACCGACTGGCGCAGGTGAACGCCCATGTACCATTCCGGGTTCAGCCACAGTTCACCACGCACTAAAATATTCGGGGCGAAGTTGTTGCTGCCACTCACCGACTCTGGTGTGGTCAGGCTGCTGTTTTGGGTGTAGTTGCCAAAACCCGCCATCAATTCCACTTTACCGAATTGCGGAGGCATTGTCGGCAGCCATTCGGTGGGCTCTTCGCCAAAGGCCACGTCCTTATCCGGGCGGGTGCTGATGTCCTGAAGAACCTTTCCTGAAGGGGTGGTGATGGGTGTGGAGTATTTTACAAACTCATCCGGCATCACTTTGGATCCGACGGCGATCACGCCCGGGTCTTTCTCCATTTCGACGTAACCAAAGCTCATGAATGGTTCGACTTTGAAAAGTTTCACGCGGCCTAGAACCTCTTTTTCGGTGCTGACCATGAATTTGAGTTTTGGATGACGGTTGATCTTGATGATCTGAACGACGGACACACGGCTGTCAGGTTTTAGCCCATAGTTGCTTCCCAGATTCAGGGTCACCTGCTGGCCACGACGGCTCAGAATGGTGGCGCGAAAAGGCATGCGGTACTTCAGATTTTCAAACAGACGACGGACTTCGTTTTTGATTTCCGCAGTTTCAAAGCCCTTGTAGTCATTCAGGGATTCCTGCAACAGCGGCAGGCCTTCGCGGCCCACAAACAAGGTCAGCGTGATGGAAATCCCGCGGGGACCACGGATGATTTTTGAAGTCAGGGCGGCCTCGCTTTGCGTGGATTGCAAAACGGTTTGAACTTCCGACGGATTTTCATCCAGAGTTTCTGATTTGATTTTCAAATCTTTTGGAAAGTTGGACAAAGACCACTGTTTGTCTTCGTTCAAAAGATTTCTAAGTTCTTCTTCCGCAGGTTTTGCGTAGATGCCACCCACGTTGTCGGTGGTTGGAACCAGCACGATGGATTTAATGGCAAGATCTTGGTCGGCGGCACTGATATAGACGTTCTGGGCATTAGTCTGGGCCCACGCGGTCGGGCTGATTGAAATGAAACAGGACGCGACGAAGAGGGAACCTAGGAAGAATGATTTCATAAATTTATTCTGCCCTGCCTCTGAAAACAGGTCAATTTGGCGTCAAGTAATACGGACCGAAAGCCGAAAGATTTCTTATGAAGTCTTCATTTTCCTTTCTGATTTTTGCAGCGCTCTTTGCTTCTGCCTTTCCGGCGACGGCCCAAGTGGGTCTGGAGGGTTTTTCCTCCGGACGTTATGAAGTTCGTAAAGCGAACAAGCGCAGTCCAGCGTCTGAAGCAGAAGCAACCCCGGTGATCACAGATTCTGAGGGCGTGGCCGTTAGAACCTTGAAGACCAGCGAGCTGGAGGCCGAGAAAAAGGCTGAGGCAGAAAAGAAAGAAAAAGAACTGGCTGCCAAGAAAGAAGCGGAAGCCAAGGCAGCTGCGGAAACTCAGGCGGCGACGGCTGCTTCCGTAGCTCCAGCGGCGGCGCCCAAAGTGGCGGGTGCTGAAGCCTCGCCTGAAGTCGAGGAGCCGACGATCGGTGAACAGGCGGAAAGCCTTTTCTCTGACAAGGCTTCTAAAATTTTTGAATTCTACCGTGAACAAATTCACGAAGACGACATTCGCAACAACCGTCTTGAGCTGGATGTGATGCCGGTGGTGGCCTATAATGATTCCCAGTCCAACTACACTTTCCGTGACTATCAGAGTTTCTTTAATGCGCTAAAAATTCGCAGTAATGTTTGGTTCACGCCACTTATTGGTGTGAGCGGACAGATTCTATTTTCGTTCGCTGCGGATGTGGACTCTGTCCAGGCGGATCAGTCCCGGGTTTCGGCAAAGTATGAATTTGTCGATCTGGGATTGAACTTCCGCAAGTTCTTTGGGGTGTCCCGCAAATCCAATTCACTGGAGTTCTCTTTATTGCTCAGTGATAACAAAATGACCGTACCCAGTGACAACACCTCCCGCGCCCGCATTAAGACCCAAGGGTTGGGTGTGGGTTTGAAGGCGCGCATTCCAACGTCCGCGAATTATGCCTGGACCTTGGGGGGAAGCTTCTTCCCACGTCTGCAGCATTCTGAAAGTGCCACGGGTGTAAACATCCAGTCCGGCGCTTCGGAGGAAAGTGTGCGCATTGGTCTTGATGTCGGTGGTGAATGGAAGTTCACCCGCGAAAGCCAGATGATCTGGAGCTTGGGGGCTTCGGCTGAAAGAAACGTCTTTGACGGTGCGGCCGGCCTGCCAGACCCTGGTACAGGTTTGACTCCGAACAATGTCAGCGTGACCAATTCGCTTTATATGTTCTCACTGGGCTATCGTTGGGGTCACTAAAATCCACTCACAAAAAAGCCTGCTAAATTCTATACTGGCGGTATGAAG encodes:
- the groL gene encoding chaperonin GroEL (60 kDa chaperone family; promotes refolding of misfolded polypeptides especially under stressful conditions; forms two stacked rings of heptamers to form a barrel-shaped 14mer; ends can be capped by GroES; misfolded proteins enter the barrel where they are refolded when GroES binds); this translates as MSKVITFSEDARTHILKGVNTLANAVKVTLGPKGRNVVIDKSFGSPLITKDGVTVAKEIELENKFENMGAQMVKEVASKTNDEAGDGTTTATVLAQAIYREGAKLVSAGHNPMSIKRGIDKAVGIIIEELKSMSKPVKGSNEVAQVGAISANNDKEIGQMLADAMDKVGREGVITIEESKTAKTEVTVVEGMQFDRGYLSPYFVTNAERMEAVLENAYVLVYDKKISSMKDMIGILEGVAKQGRQLLIIAEDVEGEALATLVVNKLRGTLHIAAVKAPGFGDRRKAMLEDIAILTGAKVISEDVGLKLEAATVADLGVAKRIVVDKDNTTIIDGAGKKNDINGRVGQIKAQIEETSSDYDKEKLKERLAKLAGGVAVIHVGAPSEVEMKEKKHRVEDALNATRAAVEEGIVAGGGTALLRASTKIDKSKFSEEEQFGATIIKRACEEPIRQIAANAGLDGAIVLDRILQNKSTTWGFNAYSDEYTDLIKDGVIDPVKVVRCALTNAASVSSLMLTTETMIAEAPKKESAAPAMPGHDGMGGMGGMM
- a CDS encoding porin family protein — its product is MKSFFLGSLFVASCFISISPTAWAQTNAQNVYISAADQDLAIKSIVLVPTTDNVGGIYAKPAEEELRNLLNEDKQWSLSNFPKDLKIKSETLDENPSEVQTVLQSTQSEAALTSKIIRGPRGISITLTLFVGREGLPLLQESLNDYKGFETAEIKNEVRRLFENLKYRMPFRATILSRRGQQVTLNLGSNYGLKPDSRVSVVQIIKINRHPKLKFMVSTEKEVLGRVKLFKVEPFMSFGYVEMEKDPGVIAVGSKVMPDEFVKYSTPITTPSGKVLQDISTRPDKDVAFGEEPTEWLPTMPPQFGKVELMAGFGNYTQNSSLTTPESVSGSNNFAPNILVRGELWLNPEWYMGVHLRQSVFSIDNNQTGSSPSSLNMSVGQYGVNAGYNFLLTNDFFGPKLQIGAGYMTTKFTVDGSTPTTFTSMDYSGFLISLAGQFPLSEEIPVDIGGRFDFYMNPGMSESQDSGSGSDSKINSFSFFMDYKMKTRFKIRGELMIENYSTDFSGATRATSTSHKMTTLFGGVQYLF